In Microbacterium pumilum, the following proteins share a genomic window:
- a CDS encoding DEAD/DEAH box helicase, translated as MEPGPAERYQRAAETSRQDRSHPITAAFAASQRFTLDPFQLAGCRALEEGRSVLVAAPTGAGKTIIGEFAVHLAMREPAQNGYGDKAFYTTPIKALSNQKFRELQDVYGADEVGLLTGDTNINGNARIVVMTTEVLRNMLYADSPALRGLRYVVMDEVHYLADRFRGAVWEEIIIHLPQTVRLVSLSATVSNAEEFGDWLDTVRGDTEVIVSEIRPVPLEQHVLVRGDLLPLFDDRAGIATAQVNQELMRIRSFKGPMYENNRRVQEMNSGRQKGQYVDPRRRPQRGAKRPVRSANVQRIERLDRPDVVELLARANLLPAIFFIFSRAGCDAAVQQVRRAGVRLTSQEERAEIRAIVEQRTRTLLDEDLAVLGYYDWLDNLERGLASHHAGLLPAFKEIVEELFQRKLVKVVFATETLALGINMPARTVVLEKLEKFNGEARVAITSGEYTQLTGRAGRRGIDVEGHAVIQWTEGVDPQAVAALASRRTYPLNSSFRPTYNMAVNLIDQFGRARARQILESSFAQFQADRAVVGLARQVREQEESLAGYEKAMTCDRGDFTEYSAIRRDLSEAEKLNRKDANASRATRDARHREISSLRRRMQRHPCHQCPDRENHARWAERYWRLKRTVDKMRQQIETRTGTVARIFDRVVDVLAVLDYVRIADDGRTTLTPSGRTMRRIYGERDLLVAESLRLGLWKDLDAASLAALACCLVYEPRRDEAGTGERGYPRGAFRVALSETQTLWQQLDDLERDHRLPGSDPISAGLAQAMHSWARGVALERVLDEADLAAGDFVRWAKQTIDLLDQLSIVAEPALAGIARAALDAVRRGIVSYSSV; from the coding sequence ATCGAGCCCGGTCCGGCCGAGAGGTACCAGCGAGCCGCTGAGACGTCGCGACAGGACCGGAGCCATCCGATCACCGCAGCCTTCGCTGCATCCCAGCGATTCACGCTCGATCCCTTCCAGCTGGCCGGATGCCGCGCGCTCGAAGAGGGGCGCAGCGTGCTCGTTGCGGCCCCGACCGGGGCGGGCAAGACGATCATCGGCGAGTTCGCCGTTCACCTCGCGATGCGCGAGCCGGCGCAGAACGGCTACGGCGACAAGGCGTTCTACACGACCCCCATCAAGGCGCTGTCGAACCAGAAGTTCCGCGAGCTGCAGGATGTCTACGGGGCCGACGAGGTGGGTCTTCTCACCGGCGACACGAACATCAACGGCAACGCGCGCATCGTCGTGATGACGACCGAGGTGCTCCGCAACATGCTGTATGCGGACTCTCCCGCGCTGCGCGGGCTGCGCTACGTCGTGATGGACGAGGTGCACTACCTCGCCGACCGATTCCGGGGCGCGGTGTGGGAGGAGATCATCATCCACCTGCCGCAGACCGTCCGGCTGGTCTCGCTGTCTGCCACCGTGTCGAACGCCGAGGAGTTCGGCGACTGGCTCGACACCGTGCGCGGCGACACCGAGGTGATCGTTTCCGAGATCCGTCCCGTGCCGCTCGAGCAGCACGTCCTGGTGCGCGGTGACCTTCTGCCGCTGTTCGACGATCGCGCCGGGATCGCGACCGCACAGGTGAACCAGGAGCTCATGCGCATCCGCTCGTTCAAGGGGCCGATGTACGAGAACAACCGCCGCGTGCAGGAGATGAACAGCGGGCGCCAGAAGGGACAGTACGTCGATCCCCGACGTCGTCCGCAGCGCGGTGCCAAGCGCCCGGTGCGCTCCGCGAACGTCCAGCGCATCGAGCGGCTCGACCGCCCTGATGTCGTCGAACTGCTCGCGCGCGCGAATCTGCTGCCCGCCATCTTCTTCATCTTCAGCCGCGCCGGCTGCGACGCGGCCGTCCAGCAGGTCCGCCGAGCGGGCGTGCGGCTCACCTCGCAGGAGGAGCGCGCCGAGATCCGCGCGATCGTCGAGCAGCGCACCCGCACCCTTCTCGACGAGGATCTCGCGGTGCTCGGCTATTACGACTGGCTCGACAACCTCGAGCGCGGCCTCGCCTCGCATCACGCCGGTCTGCTGCCGGCGTTCAAGGAGATCGTCGAAGAGCTGTTCCAGCGCAAGCTCGTCAAGGTCGTGTTCGCCACCGAGACGCTTGCTCTCGGCATCAACATGCCTGCCCGCACGGTCGTGCTCGAGAAGCTCGAGAAATTCAACGGCGAGGCGCGTGTAGCCATCACGTCGGGCGAGTACACCCAGCTGACCGGGCGTGCGGGACGCCGAGGCATCGATGTCGAGGGTCATGCGGTCATCCAGTGGACCGAGGGGGTCGACCCGCAGGCCGTCGCCGCCCTCGCGTCGCGACGCACCTATCCGCTGAACTCGAGCTTCCGCCCGACCTACAACATGGCCGTCAACCTGATCGACCAGTTCGGCCGCGCACGCGCTCGCCAGATCCTGGAGTCGTCCTTCGCGCAGTTCCAGGCCGACCGGGCCGTCGTAGGACTCGCGCGCCAGGTGCGCGAGCAGGAGGAGTCGCTCGCGGGCTACGAGAAGGCGATGACCTGCGACCGGGGCGACTTCACCGAGTACTCTGCGATCCGACGGGACCTGAGCGAAGCCGAGAAGCTGAACCGCAAGGATGCGAACGCGTCGCGTGCGACGCGCGACGCCCGGCACCGCGAGATCAGCAGCCTGCGACGACGCATGCAGCGGCATCCGTGTCACCAATGTCCGGACCGTGAGAATCACGCGCGATGGGCAGAGCGGTACTGGCGCCTCAAACGCACGGTCGACAAGATGCGCCAGCAGATCGAGACGCGCACGGGAACCGTTGCGCGCATCTTCGACCGCGTGGTCGACGTGCTGGCCGTCCTGGACTACGTGCGCATCGCCGATGACGGCCGCACCACGCTCACCCCGTCGGGGCGCACGATGCGCCGCATCTACGGAGAGCGCGACCTGCTCGTCGCCGAATCCCTGCGGCTCGGGCTGTGGAAGGACCTGGATGCCGCATCCCTCGCCGCTCTCGCCTGCTGTCTCGTGTACGAACCCCGACGCGACGAAGCGGGTACGGGGGAGCGGGGCTATCCGCGAGGAGCGTTCCGGGTGGCGCTCAGCGAGACCCAGACGCTGTGGCAGCAGCTCGACGACCTCGAGCGCGATCACCGGCTCCCTGGCTCGGATCCGATCTCGGCAGGGCTGGCGCAGGCCATGCACTCCTGGGCGCGCGGTGTGGCGCTCGAGCGCGTGCTCGACGAGGCAGACCTCGCAGCGGGAGATTTCGTCCGGTGGGCGAAACAGACGATCGACCTGCTCGACCAGCTGTCGATCGTTGCGGAACCGGCCCTCGCCGGCATTGCGCGTGCGGCGCTCGATGCCGTTCGGCGAGGCATCGTCTCGTACTCGTCGGTCTGA
- the lnt gene encoding apolipoprotein N-acyltransferase, whose translation MPLAADRRPILPLWAGVLASIASGLLLTTAFPSLSWWPMVFVSVPVALVSLIGRRAWSAVLVGFAFGAAFYFVNLSFTARYLGPEPWIALSMLEAILTAAFAVPITLAYRWTPRVLPGGWGRLVVLPALVAGLWTLREEVLGTFPYGGFPWGRLGVSQVNGPLAEVVSWVGMSGLSFVIVFVCAAGVEYVRVGRWRDVRTVLPVVVGLVLLLIPPQFPTAADGTIRVGAVQGNGPTGYFDERGPNDVLNAQLEATAPLLGEDIDVLLWPEGGIDSDPTQNASTAAVLDAIAEHLDAPLLVSAVTQRGDEFFNSSLLWQAGVGNPVDTYDKRHPVPFGEFVPDRWLWRMFAPDLIDLIQREYTPGTSSPQFDVNGVGVGLAICFDVIYDDVIWDGARDGAEVYMFQTNNADFRGTNENLQQLAFARMRAIETGRSVVNLSTVGTSQAIAPDGTTIAGLPADTAGHMLTEVPLRTGLTPAVVAGSAIKTLLAWGSLVVLIALGVTIEVTRRRNAKTPAPEGTGVAR comes from the coding sequence GTGCCCCTCGCCGCCGACCGCCGACCGATCCTTCCGCTGTGGGCGGGGGTCCTGGCATCCATCGCCTCCGGCCTCCTGCTTACGACGGCATTCCCGTCGCTGTCGTGGTGGCCGATGGTCTTCGTGTCTGTCCCGGTCGCGCTGGTGAGCCTCATCGGCCGCCGCGCGTGGTCCGCCGTGCTCGTGGGGTTCGCCTTCGGCGCGGCCTTCTACTTCGTGAACCTGTCGTTCACGGCGAGGTACCTCGGACCCGAGCCGTGGATCGCGCTGTCGATGCTCGAGGCGATCCTCACGGCGGCGTTCGCGGTGCCGATCACGTTGGCGTATCGCTGGACGCCGCGTGTGCTGCCGGGCGGGTGGGGTCGGCTCGTGGTGCTGCCCGCTCTCGTTGCGGGGCTTTGGACCCTGCGAGAGGAGGTGCTCGGCACGTTCCCGTACGGCGGCTTTCCGTGGGGCCGGCTGGGGGTGTCGCAGGTGAACGGTCCGCTTGCCGAGGTCGTGTCGTGGGTCGGGATGTCGGGGCTGTCTTTCGTCATCGTGTTCGTATGCGCCGCCGGCGTCGAGTATGTGCGGGTGGGTCGGTGGCGCGATGTACGGACCGTGCTGCCCGTGGTCGTGGGTCTCGTGCTGCTGCTGATCCCGCCTCAGTTTCCGACCGCAGCCGACGGCACGATCCGCGTGGGGGCCGTCCAGGGGAACGGGCCCACCGGATACTTCGACGAGCGCGGCCCGAACGATGTCCTCAACGCACAGCTGGAGGCCACCGCGCCGCTGCTCGGAGAGGATATCGACGTGCTGCTGTGGCCGGAGGGCGGGATCGACTCCGATCCGACGCAGAACGCGTCGACAGCCGCCGTCCTCGACGCCATCGCGGAGCACCTCGACGCTCCGCTGCTGGTCAGCGCCGTGACCCAACGTGGCGATGAGTTTTTCAACTCGTCCCTGCTGTGGCAAGCGGGAGTCGGCAACCCCGTCGACACGTACGACAAACGCCATCCGGTGCCGTTCGGAGAGTTCGTGCCTGACCGCTGGCTCTGGCGCATGTTCGCCCCCGACCTCATCGACCTGATTCAGCGCGAGTACACCCCGGGCACCTCATCACCTCAGTTCGACGTCAACGGCGTCGGCGTGGGGCTCGCGATCTGCTTCGACGTGATCTATGACGATGTGATCTGGGATGGCGCGCGGGACGGCGCCGAGGTGTACATGTTCCAGACCAACAACGCCGACTTCCGCGGCACGAACGAGAACCTGCAGCAGCTCGCGTTCGCGCGGATGCGTGCGATCGAGACAGGGCGCTCCGTGGTGAACCTCTCGACTGTCGGCACCAGCCAGGCGATCGCTCCCGACGGGACGACGATCGCTGGACTGCCGGCCGACACGGCGGGCCACATGCTGACCGAGGTGCCGCTGCGCACCGGGCTCACTCCGGCAGTCGTGGCCGGCTCCGCCATCAAGACGCTGCTCGCGTGGGGAAGCCTCGTCGTGCTGATCGCACTCGGTGTGACAATCGAAGTCACGCGGCGGAGGAACGCGAAAACGCCGGCTCCCGAAGGAACCGGCGTTGCGCGGTGA
- a CDS encoding helix-turn-helix transcriptional regulator yields the protein MPPTVPVKSPPEERLVNLVVALMATEQGLTKDTILSSVAGYREQSDAGATKDALEKMFERDKESLRGLGIPIETIGDWADPDDLREARYRVPTAEYALPDDISFTPAELALLNLAGGVWSESSMSDDARSGLRKIRALGIPVDEPIIGYSPRISLRDPSFSALQRAIEQTRVVTFLYLKPGEDAPRVRRLQPLALVDYESRWHVFGIDLNMRADRTFLLSRIVGPVETSRESFDPALREGAGDRALEGLERVAARNTALLEVNPGSEAALRLSRRATTAEQGIHVSFVDMHVFADELASYGPEVRVVEPVELTAQVIARLERTSSTNGGGS from the coding sequence GTGCCCCCCACTGTGCCCGTGAAGAGTCCTCCCGAGGAGCGGCTCGTCAACCTCGTTGTCGCGCTCATGGCGACCGAGCAGGGCCTCACGAAGGACACGATCCTCTCGTCCGTAGCCGGGTACCGTGAGCAGAGCGACGCCGGTGCCACGAAGGACGCGCTCGAGAAGATGTTCGAGCGCGACAAGGAGAGTCTGCGCGGGCTCGGCATCCCCATCGAGACGATCGGCGACTGGGCCGACCCTGACGACCTGCGCGAGGCGCGGTACCGCGTGCCCACTGCGGAGTACGCGCTTCCCGATGACATCTCCTTCACTCCGGCCGAACTGGCGCTGCTGAATCTCGCCGGAGGGGTGTGGAGTGAGAGCTCCATGTCGGATGACGCGCGCAGCGGCCTCCGCAAGATCCGCGCCCTGGGCATCCCGGTCGACGAGCCGATCATCGGGTACTCGCCGCGTATCAGCCTCCGCGATCCCTCGTTCTCAGCCCTGCAGCGTGCGATCGAGCAGACCCGCGTGGTGACCTTCCTCTACCTCAAGCCCGGTGAGGATGCGCCGCGAGTGCGGCGGCTGCAGCCGCTCGCGCTCGTCGACTACGAGTCGAGATGGCACGTCTTCGGCATCGATCTCAATATGCGCGCCGACCGCACGTTCCTGCTCTCGCGCATCGTCGGTCCGGTCGAGACATCGCGCGAGTCCTTCGATCCCGCGCTGCGCGAAGGCGCGGGCGACCGCGCGCTGGAAGGGCTCGAACGCGTCGCTGCACGCAACACCGCCCTCCTCGAGGTGAACCCGGGCAGCGAGGCCGCGCTTCGCCTCAGCCGCCGCGCGACGACGGCTGAGCAGGGCATCCACGTGTCGTTCGTCGACATGCATGTGTTCGCGGACGAGCTCGCCTCGTACGGTCCCGAGGTCCGCGTCGTCGAGCCGGTCGAGCTCACCGCCCAGGTCATCGCGCGGCTCGAGCGGACCAGCAGCACGAACGGCGGGGGATCATGA
- a CDS encoding glycerophosphodiester phosphodiesterase family protein, translated as MTHPWFQGTTVPRVLAHRGLVTQADASHAVAENSFAAVAAAHAAGCVYVESDCHLTSDGVVVLFHDADLTRVTGDPRRVADVTVRELEALMAGRGGLITLAQALDAFPDVRFNLDVKAPTAAGAVGTIIAPHADRVLVTSFSDARRRDALAAAETAGSGILPATSAGTSTIVRLLVAVAAHSDRLVSRPLRGIDAIQVPERKGRVRVVTPRLIDAAHRSGVEVHVWTVNDPADMRRLVDMGVDGIVTDRADVALRTLRT; from the coding sequence GTGACCCACCCCTGGTTCCAGGGCACGACCGTACCGCGCGTGCTCGCCCACCGGGGCCTCGTGACTCAGGCCGATGCCTCCCATGCCGTCGCAGAGAATTCGTTCGCCGCGGTCGCTGCTGCGCACGCGGCGGGGTGCGTCTACGTCGAGTCGGACTGCCACCTCACCTCCGACGGCGTCGTCGTGCTGTTCCACGACGCGGACCTCACCCGGGTGACCGGCGACCCGCGTCGCGTGGCGGATGTGACGGTCCGCGAACTCGAGGCGCTCATGGCCGGGCGCGGGGGGCTCATCACGCTCGCGCAGGCACTTGACGCGTTCCCCGACGTCCGATTCAACCTCGACGTCAAGGCACCCACGGCGGCCGGCGCGGTCGGCACCATCATCGCCCCGCACGCCGACCGGGTGCTGGTCACGAGCTTCTCGGATGCACGACGTCGCGACGCACTGGCCGCGGCGGAGACCGCCGGGAGCGGCATCCTTCCCGCCACATCCGCAGGCACGTCGACGATCGTGCGACTGCTGGTAGCGGTCGCCGCACACTCCGATCGCCTCGTCAGCCGTCCGCTGCGAGGCATCGACGCCATTCAGGTGCCCGAACGCAAGGGGCGCGTGCGGGTCGTGACGCCGCGGCTCATCGACGCGGCGCACCGGTCCGGCGTCGAGGTTCACGTCTGGACGGTGAACGATCCTGCCGACATGCGTCGCCTTGTCGACATGGGCGTCGACGGCATCGTCACGGACAGAGCGGATGTCGCACTCCGCACACTCCGGACATGA
- a CDS encoding WYL domain-containing protein — MSRRRPLVATDRAALMLQLVPYLIGKGEVSILEAADEFDVTPDQMRAMVERLTVIGLPGDGGYWQMANDLFDIDWELLDERDIIVITNSVGLERSPKLTAREAAALLAGLQLARTIPGVGDTDLYTGLLAKLARGASSTPADVIVAPGPVDAVRDAVAEALKRRVAVAFTYKAPDAAPTTRTVDPVKVHIADREWYLQGWCHLRQAMRTFHLDRVSDLELTDIAITHGEEPVPGWFDEDAGDVVARIRFPASLAPLLGDYLDRAAVETIEGHMIATMRVADELSLRRLAAKHGGEVEILEPAGARRAAADWAQAGLAQYR; from the coding sequence ATGAGTCGTCGCCGGCCGCTGGTCGCCACGGATCGCGCCGCGCTCATGCTGCAGCTCGTGCCGTATCTGATCGGCAAGGGCGAGGTGTCGATCCTCGAGGCGGCCGATGAGTTCGACGTCACGCCCGATCAGATGCGGGCGATGGTCGAGCGGCTCACCGTCATCGGCCTGCCCGGTGACGGTGGCTACTGGCAGATGGCCAACGACCTCTTCGACATCGACTGGGAACTGCTCGACGAGCGCGACATCATCGTCATCACGAACTCGGTCGGGCTCGAGCGCTCGCCCAAGCTCACCGCTCGCGAGGCCGCCGCGCTGCTCGCCGGACTCCAGCTCGCCCGGACGATCCCAGGAGTGGGCGACACCGACCTGTACACCGGTCTGCTCGCGAAGCTGGCACGCGGCGCATCGAGCACCCCCGCCGACGTGATCGTCGCACCCGGCCCGGTCGACGCGGTGCGCGATGCAGTGGCCGAGGCACTGAAGCGCCGAGTCGCCGTCGCGTTCACCTACAAGGCTCCGGATGCCGCACCCACCACCCGCACCGTCGATCCGGTCAAGGTGCACATCGCCGACCGCGAATGGTACCTGCAGGGCTGGTGCCACCTGCGCCAGGCGATGCGGACGTTCCATCTCGACCGGGTCAGCGACCTCGAACTCACGGACATCGCGATCACCCACGGCGAAGAGCCGGTTCCCGGCTGGTTCGACGAAGATGCCGGCGACGTCGTGGCCCGCATCCGGTTCCCGGCGTCCCTCGCGCCGCTCCTGGGGGACTACCTCGATCGTGCCGCGGTCGAGACGATCGAGGGCCACATGATCGCCACGATGCGCGTCGCCGATGAACTGAGTCTGCGCCGTCTCGCGGCCAAGCATGGCGGTGAAGTGGAGATCCTCGAACCGGCCGGAGCGCGACGCGCGGCAGCCGATTGGGCCCAGGCCGGTCTCGCCCAGTACCGCTGA
- a CDS encoding RNA polymerase-binding protein RbpA, translating into MADRSLRGIRLGAQSLQSEEGVVFHERAKHTYTCTSCGRDTTMTFAADAEVPEAWECRTCGAEALLRIGEGTASVDHSGDKVPRSHWDMLLERRTIPELEELLEERLAYVRARRGAGEDVSRDKISA; encoded by the coding sequence ATGGCAGACCGCAGTCTGCGCGGCATCCGACTCGGCGCCCAGAGCCTACAGAGCGAAGAGGGCGTCGTGTTCCATGAGCGCGCAAAGCACACCTACACGTGCACGTCGTGCGGACGTGACACGACCATGACATTCGCAGCCGACGCCGAGGTTCCTGAGGCGTGGGAATGCCGCACGTGCGGCGCCGAGGCACTTCTGCGCATCGGCGAGGGCACCGCGAGCGTCGACCACTCGGGCGACAAGGTCCCGCGCAGCCACTGGGACATGCTGCTCGAGCGCCGCACGATCCCCGAGCTGGAAGAGCTTCTCGAAGAGCGACTCGCCTATGTCCGCGCGCGGCGCGGCGCCGGCGAGGATGTCTCGCGCGACAAGATCAGCGCCTGA
- a CDS encoding SDR family oxidoreductase, translated as MPQPLDVDSLKGKTALVTGSSRGIGADTVRYFAEAGANVVINFRNKAPRAEKLGTDLRALGVEALVVGADLTDPESVAAMFAEVERAFGHLDILVLNASGGMESGMAADYALQLNRDAQVSVLEHALPLLGEGSRVVFVTSHQAHFIRTTPTMPEYEPVALSKRAGEDALRERIPALTEHGVEFVVVSGDMIEGTITATLLERANPGAIAERRESAGKLYNVSEFAAEVARAAVDPIPADNTRLVGDTSSFAGE; from the coding sequence ATGCCTCAGCCCCTCGACGTCGACTCTCTGAAGGGCAAGACCGCGCTCGTCACCGGGTCTTCCCGTGGCATCGGCGCAGACACGGTCCGCTACTTCGCAGAGGCGGGCGCGAACGTCGTGATCAACTTCCGCAACAAGGCGCCGCGGGCGGAGAAACTGGGAACCGACCTGCGCGCGCTCGGGGTGGAGGCCCTCGTCGTCGGGGCCGACCTCACCGATCCCGAGTCGGTGGCGGCGATGTTCGCGGAGGTCGAGCGTGCGTTCGGCCATCTCGACATCCTGGTGCTGAACGCATCGGGCGGAATGGAGTCGGGGATGGCGGCGGACTACGCGCTGCAGCTCAACCGCGACGCGCAGGTCTCGGTGCTCGAGCACGCGCTTCCGCTGCTCGGCGAGGGGTCGCGTGTCGTGTTCGTGACGAGCCACCAGGCCCACTTCATCCGGACCACTCCGACCATGCCCGAGTACGAGCCGGTGGCCCTGTCCAAGCGTGCAGGCGAGGACGCGCTGCGGGAGCGCATTCCTGCTCTCACCGAGCATGGGGTCGAGTTCGTCGTCGTGTCGGGCGACATGATCGAGGGCACGATCACCGCAACGCTGCTCGAGCGGGCCAACCCCGGCGCGATCGCCGAGCGGCGCGAGTCGGCCGGCAAGCTCTACAACGTCAGCGAGTTCGCGGCCGAGGTGGCCCGCGCCGCCGTCGACCCGATCCCGGCGGACAATACCCGCCTGGTCGGAGACACGAGCTCGTTCGCGGGGGAGTGA
- a CDS encoding NfeD family protein: MPDLTQYMWIGWIALAVVFIIIELVTLEFTFLMLATGSLIGGLVVNLLGGPWWLQILAAAVLSVLLIFTIRPWMLRRLHRSDPDAKTNVDALYGIGGRVMSRFVDNAGLVKLDNGETWTARLAPKQSGADLDVGDRIVVATVHGATVEVVPATAVTGTSDERTALDG, from the coding sequence GTGCCGGATCTCACGCAGTACATGTGGATCGGATGGATCGCGCTCGCGGTCGTCTTCATCATCATCGAGCTCGTCACGCTCGAGTTCACCTTCCTGATGCTCGCCACCGGATCCCTCATCGGCGGGCTCGTGGTGAACCTCCTCGGCGGCCCGTGGTGGCTTCAGATCCTGGCAGCAGCAGTGCTGTCCGTGCTGCTGATCTTCACGATCAGACCCTGGATGCTGCGCCGCCTTCACCGCAGCGATCCCGACGCCAAGACCAACGTGGACGCGCTCTACGGGATCGGCGGACGAGTCATGTCGCGGTTCGTCGACAACGCCGGGCTGGTGAAGCTCGACAACGGCGAGACCTGGACCGCGCGTCTCGCGCCGAAGCAGTCCGGCGCCGACCTCGATGTCGGCGACCGCATCGTCGTCGCGACGGTCCACGGTGCGACCGTCGAAGTCGTCCCCGCCACCGCCGTCACCGGCACCTCAGACGAAAGGACGGCACTCGATGGATGA
- the tatC gene encoding twin-arginine translocase subunit TatC has protein sequence MSLGQHLVELRRRLMIAALALVLGMVIGFFITDPVLYIITQPIRVVAESRGEAGSVELMFSTVTSGFDLKLRMSFAIGLLISAPFWMWQIWAFIMPGLTRKEVQYTIGFLAAAIPLFFAGCWAGLLTMPHIVELMASFVPEGAAAFYDAAYYYDFVFKLLIVVGVAFVLPVFLVALNLAGVMSGRAILKGWRVAVLVAIVFGALATPAADVVSMLLLAGIMVLLFFAAAGVSLLFDRRRAKREAAILPPEALA, from the coding sequence ATGTCGCTGGGGCAGCATCTCGTCGAGCTGCGCAGGCGGTTGATGATCGCAGCCCTCGCGCTCGTGCTGGGCATGGTCATCGGGTTCTTCATCACCGACCCGGTGCTGTACATCATCACCCAGCCGATCCGGGTCGTCGCGGAGTCGCGGGGTGAGGCAGGCTCGGTCGAGCTGATGTTCAGCACCGTCACATCGGGATTCGACCTCAAGCTGCGGATGTCGTTCGCGATCGGACTGCTGATCTCCGCTCCGTTCTGGATGTGGCAGATCTGGGCGTTCATCATGCCGGGGCTCACGCGCAAAGAGGTCCAGTACACGATCGGCTTCCTCGCGGCGGCGATCCCGCTGTTCTTCGCCGGGTGCTGGGCGGGCCTGCTGACGATGCCCCACATCGTCGAGCTGATGGCCTCGTTCGTTCCCGAAGGTGCCGCCGCGTTCTACGACGCCGCGTACTACTACGACTTCGTCTTCAAGCTCCTGATCGTCGTGGGCGTCGCGTTCGTCCTTCCGGTCTTCCTGGTCGCGCTGAATCTGGCCGGGGTGATGTCGGGTCGCGCCATCCTGAAGGGCTGGCGAGTGGCCGTCCTCGTCGCGATCGTGTTCGGCGCCCTGGCGACGCCTGCAGCCGATGTCGTGAGCATGCTCCTGCTGGCAGGCATCATGGTCCTCCTCTTCTTCGCGGCCGCAGGCGTCTCGCTGCTGTTCGACCGTCGTCGAGCGAAACGCGAAGCGGCGATCCTGCCTCCCGAGGCTCTCGCGTGA
- the tatA gene encoding Sec-independent protein translocase subunit TatA, which translates to MLGNLTGWHLLILLAVILLLFGAAKLPALAKSMGQSARVFKGEMKAMKEDDVAAQPATTVPDAGASASVAAPTTDVRADAGGTADTKS; encoded by the coding sequence ATGCTAGGGAACCTGACAGGGTGGCACCTCCTGATCCTCCTTGCGGTGATCCTGCTGCTGTTCGGCGCGGCCAAGCTTCCCGCTCTCGCCAAGAGCATGGGGCAGTCCGCTCGCGTGTTCAAGGGCGAGATGAAGGCGATGAAGGAAGATGACGTCGCGGCGCAGCCCGCCACGACCGTCCCCGACGCCGGAGCCTCCGCGTCCGTCGCGGCGCCCACGACCGACGTACGCGCAGACGCGGGCGGAACCGCAGACACCAAGTCCTGA
- a CDS encoding SPFH domain-containing protein — protein sequence MDDVGTLIGQILVIALVAAVTIFVVVVLFRSIRIIPQAYAGVVERLGRYQRTLSPGLNILVPFIDRLRPLVDLRETVVSFPPQPVITEDNLVVSIDTVVYFQVNDARAATYEIANYLGAVEQLTTTTLRNVVGGLNLEEALTSRDEINGQLRIVLDEATGKWGIRVNRVELKAIDPPHSIQDSMEKQMRAERDRRAVILTAEGSKQSQILEAEGRRQADILRAEGDKQAQVLHAQGEAEAIKTVFDAIHAGNPDEKLLAYQYLLTLPKIAESASSKLWIIPSEFTDALKGMSGGFTATIADAAAAARQETRSAQTPSVETPRVEGTPPGP from the coding sequence ATGGATGACGTCGGCACCCTCATCGGCCAGATCCTCGTGATCGCACTGGTCGCAGCTGTGACGATCTTCGTCGTGGTCGTGCTCTTCCGCTCGATCCGCATCATCCCGCAGGCGTACGCGGGGGTCGTGGAGCGGCTCGGCCGGTACCAGCGTACTCTGAGCCCCGGCCTGAACATCCTGGTGCCCTTCATCGACCGGCTCCGGCCGCTGGTCGATCTGCGAGAAACCGTGGTGTCGTTCCCGCCGCAGCCGGTGATCACCGAAGACAACCTCGTCGTATCGATCGACACCGTCGTGTACTTCCAGGTCAACGATGCTCGCGCGGCAACATACGAGATCGCGAACTACCTCGGCGCGGTCGAGCAGCTCACCACGACGACGCTCCGCAATGTGGTCGGCGGCCTGAACCTCGAAGAGGCCCTCACCAGCCGCGACGAGATCAACGGCCAGCTGCGCATCGTCCTCGATGAAGCCACCGGCAAATGGGGCATCCGGGTCAACCGTGTGGAACTCAAGGCGATCGATCCGCCCCACTCCATCCAGGACTCGATGGAGAAGCAGATGCGCGCCGAGCGCGATCGCCGCGCGGTGATCCTGACGGCCGAGGGCTCGAAGCAGTCCCAGATCCTGGAGGCCGAAGGCCGCCGGCAAGCCGACATCCTGCGTGCCGAGGGCGACAAGCAGGCGCAGGTGCTGCACGCACAGGGCGAGGCCGAGGCGATCAAGACCGTCTTCGATGCGATCCACGCCGGCAACCCCGATGAGAAGCTGCTCGCGTACCAGTACCTGCTCACACTTCCGAAGATCGCCGAGAGCGCCTCGAGCAAGCTCTGGATCATCCCGAGCGAGTTCACGGACGCCCTCAAGGGCATGAGCGGGGGCTTCACCGCCACGATTGCGGATGCCGCGGCCGCAGCGCGTCAGGAGACGCGCAGCGCCCAGACACCCAGCGTCGAGACGCCACGCGTCGAGGGCACCCCGCCCGGGCCGTGA